GGCCCCTACCCATTCCCCAATGACAGCTCCAATGGTGGCTACCGATACCCCTACCTTCAGTCCCGCTAAAAAGTAGGGAAGGGCCCATGGCCAGTAAAGATAACGGAAGGATTGGAAAAAAGGGGCACCCATAAGGTGAAAGAGCTTTCTATAATCGCTGTCGCAACTTTTTAACCCTTCAAGCAGATTCACGACTATGGGAAAAAAGATAATAATGGCAGCCATGAAGACCTTGCTCCAGATGCCATAGCCAAACCAGACGATAAGCAGAGGAGCTAATGCAAAAACTGGAATGGCCTGTGATGCCACAAGAAGAGGGGAAAAAGCCTGTTCCACAGAAGGATAAACAAACATTACCACTGCTAGTGGAATGGCGGCCGTAATAGAAAAAAAGATTCCCAATATTATTTCAATGCCTGTCATAGCTGCATGATATGCCAGCAAAGGGGCCTGGGTCACAGCAACAAATAGAACTCTGGAGGGAGCAGGAAGAATGAAAATAGGAATATTGGCAAGACGACATGCCCCTTCCCATAAAAGGAAAAGCAGGAGGAGAAGTCCTGTAGAAACGACGGTTCTTTTAACGAAGCTCATAATTGCATTTCCTCTTCCAGTTCAGAAAGGATCCGTTTTTTTATGGCTATATATTCTGATGAATCGAGGTTACGGGGCTTCTCTGATGGGAGGGTAATTCTATCCCTGATTTTCATGGGAGCCTGAGTAAGCACAAGTACAGTGTCAGCGAGGTAGAGCGCTTCGTCAATGTCGTGGGTGATCATCAATACAGTTTTCTTAAAATCTTT
This region of Aminobacterium colombiense DSM 12261 genomic DNA includes:
- a CDS encoding ABC transporter permease, with protein sequence MSFVKRTVVSTGLLLLLFLLWEGACRLANIPIFILPAPSRVLFVAVTQAPLLAYHAAMTGIEIILGIFFSITAAIPLAVVMFVYPSVEQAFSPLLVASQAIPVFALAPLLIVWFGYGIWSKVFMAAIIIFFPIVVNLLEGLKSCDSDYRKLFHLMGAPFFQSFRYLYWPWALPYFLAGLKVGVSVATIGAVIGEWVGAQRGLGYLMIQSNARLRVDLVFASILWLTAIGIFLWILVGAIEKRTLTWTR